TGGTCCTGTAACTTTATTGATGTATTTAATTAAAATTTTATTGCCAAAAGTAAAGCCTATTCTTAAACCAGCTAAACCTGCAGTTTTTGAGAGAGATTGTATTATTAGTATGTTTTTATTCTTTTCAAAATCTATTGATCTAAGAAGACTATCTCCGTCAAATTTTTCATATAGTTCATCAACAATTATCAATGAATCTTTTTTGAGATTAGCTAAGTTAATTATTTCTTGAGAGCTTAAAACCGTTCCTGTTGGATTATTAGGGTTGCAAATAAATATTAACTTGGGATTATGCTTTATTATTTTTTCACCAAATTCTTCCATGGGGAATATAAAATTTTCTCCAATGTATGAACAACTGATTTTCTTCATTCCTCGCATTTCTGCGCAAGGAGAATAATAACCAAAAGTTGGATTTGTGGTTAGAAATATTTGATCTTTTTCTCCAAAGCAATGGAAAATTGCATTTATTGCTGCATCTGCTCCATTGAAAATTCCGATTTCATCATTATCAAATTTCCTTGAATCAAGATATTTTTCACATAAAAATTTTTTTAAAAAATTATATTCTGGATAAATTGAAATCTCATCTAATTTTATCGCTTGTAATGCCTCTATTACCTTAGGACTTGGACCTAAAGTATTTTCATTAAAATCTAAGCGGAGTAAATTTCTTCTATTTTCTAAAGGTGCAGAGTAAGACTGCATATTTATTATTTCTTCTCTTGGATTTGGGAAAAGATTATCTACTGGATTAAAATC
This region of Prochlorococcus marinus str. GP2 genomic DNA includes:
- a CDS encoding pyridoxal phosphate-dependent aminotransferase, encoding MNDFNPVDNLFPNPREEIINMQSYSAPLENRRNLLRLDFNENTLGPSPKVIEALQAIKLDEISIYPEYNFLKKFLCEKYLDSRKFDNDEIGIFNGADAAINAIFHCFGEKDQIFLTTNPTFGYYSPCAEMRGMKKISCSYIGENFIFPMEEFGEKIIKHNPKLIFICNPNNPTGTVLSSQEIINLANLKKDSLIIVDELYEKFDGDSLLRSIDFEKNKNILIIQSLSKTAGLAGLRIGFTFGNKILIKYINKVTGPYDVNSFAITAALAALNDKSYVENYVLEVKKAREWILNKFKSTKIRTHFSGGNYFLIWPKKDPKILIEQMREKGILIRSMENKKDIGQSIRVSIGTKEQMSFFWDNYKDLDLIN